attattattattattattttgcaacaCAAAAACGCATTATGCACCAATGAGATGCATACTTTGTGTTGTAGTTTTTGTTATGCGCAATTGCGagcaaaataatgtaaaaaataatgaacatgtttttgttctgtattgTCTTTTGCACAAACAAGACATTACAAAGCTGTTCTTATCCCAGTTCACAGGCATGTCCTACACCTGCATCAGCTGCCGGGTGGCATTTGCCGACGGCGAGGTGCAGCGCGCCCACTACAAGACTGACTGGCACCGCTACAACCTCAAGCGCAAGGTGGCAGACATGCCGCCCGTGACGGCAGAGAACTTCCAGGAGCGGGTGCTGGCTCAGCGGGCGGCGGCCGAGGAGCAGCTCCAGGGCGAGGCGGCGTGGTGCGCCACCTGCAGCAAGAAGTTCTCCAGCGACAATGCCTTCCAAAACCACCTGCAGTCCCACAAGCACCAGGAGGCGGAGAAGCGCGCACTGCTGGCGGCACAGAGGAAGGTGGAAAAGATGAACGAGAAGAACTTGGAGAAGGGCCTGGATGAGGGCCCCATGGACAAGAACGCCAAGAACGAGGCGCTCCAGCAGGCCTTGCGAGAGCAGCAGAAAGGCTCTCCCGCCAAAATGGCCAAGGCCCAGGCTGCCCCTCCGGAGGGGCAGGAGAGGGTGCGGCCGGAGAAGCCCCCGAGACTGCAGTGGTTCGAGGAGCAGGCCAGGAAGATAAGCGAGGGGGATGAGGAGGTTGTCGTGGCAGATGGTTTGTTGACACACATCACATAACGCTGcatctgtttatttcttatattttaatttgggtGCCCCACGATAACGAAAATTGAAGCCATTCTTTAAGTAATGTTTTGTATTGatggtttaaaacaaaattaatgacaGGAACAATTAATGTAATGGTGGGAAAACAAAGCGGAGGGGAAGAAATAAGGATTTGTCTACATTCTTCAGATCAGCTGAGAAACAATGTGCAGAGCACCAGCCAAATTACCGAAATCATGGTGATTGAATAGAAACGAATGTCTTAGAATGATTAAGCGGTACGAATCTCTTGGTTTGTTCATTTTCCCATAATAGGAGCAGCCCTAGGCATACAGACACAAATGTACTGCGTTTAGTGACTCTAGATAATAAACTTCCTGATAAAGCCAATTGCACATTGCCCTGCATGGCACTGGCATGGCCCAGATTCAGTACAGACCGTGGGGTTCATCTATGCGCTGGAACAGCCACCAAGCAACCTtcgttatgttttgttttggtcaCCTACGATTGCTTGCTGCTAGGCATGTCATGGCATTGGTTTGCGACACCATGATAACCAGCCATAAAATCTCTGTGGTTATCATGGTATCAATAAGTAACAAATGCACTGCCATGAATGAATAGGCTAAAGCTGCATTTTAAGCAATATGTGGCCCATTGTTTCTCAGTTATGAAGAAGTATGTTGATGTGATTTATTCCAGTTAAGTACTTCTCAGTCTGTCTAGAGAAATAACTTGTGATTATTCTGTCATGTACTTACCCATCAATCAAGAAGAGGGGCGGAGGTGGAGAGTTGACTTGCTTACATAGACGTAGGTTTTTACCAACTTCTGCCTATGGGCTGGGATCCAGGCGGTAACTAAAATGTTCACCCTTGGTTGACAGTGCAAGGCTCTCTTCCTACACGAAATGCAGTGGCAGGCCTTAATTAGATATGTGTATTTTGTTGTTATCTGTCTTTAGGTAATGCTGATCATGTGCTACAGATTTGCTTTTAAATGCGTCAGTGTTGTTTGGAtcttaaattaaaattgattCTGTAATGTGAGCATGTCTTTCAGGCAAATAGTTGTGTTTTCTCAGGTTGCAGTATTTCTTGCACCAACTGCAAATTATTTGGTAAGAAAGAGGGCTTTATAGAGGGCCATCTGGGTAGTGTataggtataagcactcgcctaccacccgggttcaatccccggcagtgGTAcatccggcttggtcagacgttcctacgaacacagttggcagtCGGTGAGTGTATGAGTCCTGATCcctgcattagcgactcctactggttggtcgtgGTGCCTGTCCAGCGGGGAGGGGATCCgagggagatagcgtgaacttCCGCGCGCATTAGGCTCTCCTGGTGAAACTCCTctctgtcaggtgaaaagaagcggctggcgactccacatgtatgtATCAGAGGAGGCATGTGGCAGTCTAAACCCctcccagaccgacagaggatagcgcattgACCAGGACTGTGGCTGGTCCACACGGGGagttggtataacgactaaattggggagaaaatgagagaaaaatggcaacaaaaaaaaaggaagagggcTTTATAAAAGCCAGTGTGGAAGACTGCACATACTGAATATGGAAAAGTTGAAGTAGACACATTAgtcatttccttcttttttcttctggcaGAGGAGTGGGAGGATGTGAACGATGGTGATGACGACGAAGACATGatggatgaggaagaggaggatgcgatggaggcagagggggaggaggcggcggcggcgagcaCCACGTGTGCGCCATCGACCCCAGGGGCCATCCCGATCACAGACTGTCTCTTTTGCACCCATCACTCACACTCCCTCCTCAAAAACCTGTCTCACATGACCAAGGCACACAGCTTCTTCCTGCCTGATGTGGAGTACCTGGTGGACCTGAAGGGCTTCATCCGGTACTTGGGTGAGTGGCACCCTCAGCCAAAGGGCCATTCTCTGCATCACAAACTGCAGTCGCTCATCCTGGATCAGGCCACAGCTCATCTCACAAAGTGCTCACAGGCTTCTGACTGACTCGGGATCAGTTGGGGGTGTCTAGGGTTGCTGCCATTGTGCTGTCTCAGCGGGGTGCTGTTATTTTTGCCCAAGCCGTGTTAACACCATGCTTGGTAGCACTTTGTAGATATGCAAATCCCTGTCAGCATTGGAGAATGATGATAGAaatttttgaaaagaaatatgtttttgcagTTCGAGTATGT
This region of Anguilla rostrata isolate EN2019 chromosome 8, ASM1855537v3, whole genome shotgun sequence genomic DNA includes:
- the znf622 gene encoding cytoplasmic 60S subunit biogenesis factor ZNF622 isoform X1; the protein is MSYTCISCRVAFADGEVQRAHYKTDWHRYNLKRKVADMPPVTAENFQERVLAQRAAAEEQLQGEAAWCATCSKKFSSDNAFQNHLQSHKHQEAEKRALLAAQRKVEKMNEKNLEKGLDEGPMDKNAKNEALQQALREQQKGSPAKMAKAQAAPPEGQERVRPEKPPRLQWFEEQARKISEGDEEVVVADEEWEDVNDGDDDEDMMDEEEEDAMEAEGEEAAAASTTCAPSTPGAIPITDCLFCTHHSHSLLKNLSHMTKAHSFFLPDVEYLVDLKGFIRYLGEKVGVGKVCLWCNEKGRSFYSTEAVQAHMSDKSHCKLFTDGDTALEFADFYDFRCSYPDQKEGEDDAQEEGLPEKNVEYDDETMELTLPSGAKIGHRSLMRYYKQRFGAPRTVAVAHNRNAVGRVLKQYRALGWRGDMGREAGFQNQKDMRYIQRMKSKWMLKMGVHNNATKQMHFRAQVMF
- the znf622 gene encoding cytoplasmic 60S subunit biogenesis factor ZNF622 isoform X2 gives rise to the protein MSYTCISCRVAFADGEVQRAHYKTDWHRYNLKRKVADMPPVTAENFQERVLAQRAAAEEQLQGEAAWCATCSKKFSSDNAFQNHLQSHKHQEAEKRALLAAQRKVEKMNEKNLEKGLDEGPMDKNAKNEALQQALREQQKGSPAKMAKAQAAPPEGQERVRPEKPPRLQWFEEQARKISEGDEEVVVADEEWEDVNDGDDDEDMMDEEEEDAMEAEGEEAAAASTTCAPSTPGAIPITDCLFCTHHSHSLLKNLSHMTKAHSFFLPDVEYLVDLKGFIRYLGEKVGVGKVCLWCNEKGRSFYSTEAVQAHMSDKSHCKLFTDGDTALEFADFYDFRCSYPDQKEGEDDAQEEGLPEKNVEYDDETMELTLPSGAKIGHRSLMRYYKQRFGAPRTVAVAHNRNAVGRVLKQYRALGWRGDMGECWRAGQRGPTSHPIRKFVFSNIPL